ACACGCAGACCCAGACGAGCCATGGCTTCCATGTTCTTGAGGACATCGGCCTTGATGTCTTCGGAGAAGTCCTTGATttcatcgccgacggcgtaCCGTGGGCAGGACGTGAGAACTCGCTCCACAGCGCCCTTTGTGAAGAGCCACTGCTTCTGCGTCTCTTTGTTTTCAAAAATGACGGACATTTTCTTCACATCAGAGTCAAATGGGAACTCGGCCTTTTGCTGCCAGGTAGCACCATCACCAGTGGACAGGCGAAGACGATTCCAGTTGAAGCGGGACGCAAACACCTGGATGGCAATCTCGGTGGGGTCACCGCGGCCCTTCCATTCGCCTTCGACCTGGTTCACAGAGGCCAAGTTGGCAAGCGAGGCAACGTTGAGGTACTCTCGCAGGGTGGCGTCTTTGGCAACGAGCTGCTCTCCATCAATGGCCTCACCATCGGCGTTGGCACCCCGGAAGTCAATGTCTTTGGGTTGGGCAActgcgaggccgagctggccaaCGGTGGGGTTGAAAGGCTCGCTCGTGGTGCCCACCGAGTAGGTGCCGCGGCCAGGAATCCAGGCCTTCTTGACAATCATGTTACCCTGAGTCAGGGTTCCAGTCTTGTCCGAGCAGATATCTACGGGCAAGTTAAGCGATTGACAAGACGCGGGGGTGTGCGACGCTTACTAGAAACCGCACCGAGCGCCTCAAGGCTCTTGAGGTTGCGGACAATGACGTGACGCTGGACCATGCGCTTCGTGCCAGCAGCCATGGTGATGGTcaggacgacgatgagggagGCCGGGATCATGGAAAGGCCAGTGGCGACGGCGTAAATGATGACTTCCTGCTTGGTGTCGAACTTGTTCGCGGCGAGGACAATAATAGCACAGACAATGGCCGTGCCGAGAAGTAGAATAGCCAGCTTGGACAGCTTCTTCTGGAGGGGGGTGCCGACgttgacgccgaggaagcggccgacggcatcggAGCAAGTGAGAGTCCAGGCCTGAAGCCAACGACcaaaggtggtggtgccgtccTCACGCCGCTTGGGCTGACGTCGGCGGGATTCCTTGCCACGTAGGGCGGCAGCAATCTGGCCAATCTCCGTGTACAGGCCGGTAGCGAAGACGACACCGCGGGCGCGTCCCTTGGTCACAGTCGAGGAGCTATATGCGACGTTGAGACGATCGCCGGGGCCAGTGTCCTCGGGGAAGGTGGTCGCTGTCTCCTTGCGAACAGGCAGAGACTCGCCGGTAAGAAGGGCCTCGTTGGTCTCGAagttgacggcctcgactaGGCGGATATCGGCCGGGATGGTATCACCGGTCTTGAGCTCCACCATGTCACCGGGCACAATTTCGGCCGTGACGACAGTTtcgttgttgccgttgcGAATAGCCTGCGCAGTGGGAGAACTAAGGGATCGCAGAGAATCCATGGTCTTTGCAGCCTTGAACTCTTGGAAGAAGCCCACCACAATGTTGAGGACGATGACAGCGGTAATGACACCGCCCTCGATCCATGACCGAATACCAAAGGAGGCTGCCATGGCAAGAATGAGGACCTGGATTTGGGCTGTCAGGAACAATGGGTCGTCTCGGGCATCATGAGTCGGTGATAGTGCAAAGCAACAGCGAGCCACGAACGGCGAGTAGAGGAGGGAAACGTACCAGCGTGAGAGCATTGGCGATCTGGCCAATGAAGATCTTGACGGGCTGCACGCCCTTTTGCTCGCCGAATTCATTGCGACCGTACTCTTCCAATCGTCGCTTAGCCTCCTCGTCGGAGAGGCCAACCTCGATattggccttgagctcgttCACGACCTGctcgatggcgagggcgtgggccGGGGCCGTCATGGGCGTATTGGCCTGCCCGGAGACGTGCTCCCCGACAGGGTCTTTCTCCTTGCCGCTCATGGCGACCAAACAAGACAGGAGTCAAGGGCTGCAGTTGAGTTTGTCAAAGAAtgcggggggggaggggcgatGTTGAGAAGAAGGCAGACAGGTGGACCTTCTTTATCGGCAACACCAGCGGTGTACAGCCGGGGTGACGACGACTGGCAGGACCGAATATCAGCGCGGCTTGAAGCTGAAGCGTCAGCTCGATAGATGTGCCGTCGTGCCGACCAGGGATGGAGGGAACGAATGTGGATGAGACCGGGGAggaaaaaagaagaaggcagATGCTGGCAACAGGGCAGGGCGATGATTATCTTTAAGTGCAGACACGCGCCAAGAGACGCGGAGAGAGACTTTGTTTGGTACATGCTCGaagaggtcgccgccgagcccttCGCCTGAACGGGGTCCCCGGCGAAGACTCGACTCGCTAGCCATGTAGGTAGAGGCGAATGACTTCACCGCAACCCATTTTTCCCCTGCCGTCAAGTTCTTCCTGCGACGATGGCGCAGACGCGGGCGGCTTGGCGCCCGCAAGCATGTATCGGATTACATGTTCGTACTGGGGCACAGTGCACTGGGCACTGGCAGTCCCTGCCAAACCACCAAAGGCCCTTGGCAGCGCAGAAATGGCGATGTGGCATTCGCGAATCGCTCGTGagccgttgtcgccgtcccgGCTTGATGGAAAAAGAGGCCTGCAGGGCCTGAGCTGGTCTTGCCTGCATCCCATGAGCGACGTCGATGATGCTGTATCTGTACGGTATACAGTCCAGCAAGAGGTCTGCCTTGGACGTCCAATGCGTCGTCAGTCTTGGTGCGTGACCTGCCATGATGGTGCGCAGTCaagccgcgggcgagctcaCTATCCCTTGATGCTATCCAGCCATCGTCGATGATCAAGTAGCCTGTCGACGTCGGAGTCTTTTCCCCCAGCTTTTGAGTCAAGTACGTGTCCGAGTGTCGTTGACGCGTGTTGGGGTGTGGTTGCTGCATCTGCTGCATGTCCTTGGAACACGACACTCCTCGACATTGCCCGGCATGTAAGACATTGATGGTACAATGGGTACTACATACCTAGATACCACCCGCATAATCGGGACTTGGCTTCGACCTGGTCCCCCCGGCAGTGCGTCCaaggcatcgtcgaggctgtCCCGCCGCAGCGGAGGGAGTGTCACACTGTCAcacagcgtcgtcgacgggctaTTTCTTGTTTCGCATGCCACGTTGCCATCCAACGGCGCTGCGCTCGACATGCAAGGACGATTGCCGTGGCAGCCCTGGCAACAAAGACACAAAGACTGGCGCGGCGGTATAGTGCCTAGGGTAGACAAAGCTGTTGGTTTCGAGAGTACCTTACGCACGTGAACTTGCAGCTGCACATCTCTGGCTGATGGGTGCCCGCCAATATGCCATGCCCAGGCCTGGAACATGGTCGATTGCCGAGTTGCACTTTCTTGTGTAACGTTGGCGGTTCAGCTTGTCTGCGTTTGGCCTGCGGAGATGTCAATGAGCGACAAGACCAACGGCGAATCGTCATCGGCACCAGTTAGGATGGGAAATAGACCAGGCAATGGAGCAGCCACGCGTTGCCGCGACACACGAGAGACGGCTGATGGCGCCCAAGCTGGAAGTGTCTCTCGATGCTCTCGCGCCAAGTTAAGCCGTAAGTGCCCGGTGTTGAGTGAAGCCGGAGGTGTTGTTGGCCGCTTCCATGTCGACTCGGCTTCACGCACTGTGTAGGTTTGCCCTCGCCCCACCGTGGGGGTTCGCGGCAGGTGCAGCCTTTGCAGCGTCGTCTTGGCGGGCCGCGTCTACGCCaatggccgcctcgcccggccgccgactccCCGCTGCCAAGCGATAAGGTTTGGGCTGTGCACCGCCGGCGCTCCATAACGACGGGGTACATGGTACTTGTTCTTCAGTGATCAACgtcggcagcagctggaAGGAGCCGCCCGCTTGTGGCTTCCAAGCCAACATGGTCTGATTTGATGCCTGTTCCAGAAGCCTTCCGGAACGAGACGAGACGCCTTCAAGGCCGAGACGAAGACAACAGCGTCAAGTACTGCTCATGATAGAAAACACACGAACAAGACGAGGATCAGAATGCTCGGCCCGCCACCACAAAAGATCTGGCCGCGTCCGGTGCAAAGCCCGAGGTTCGCCAAGAATCGACGTGGGTCGTGACACACGGTTGGCGCTCGCCCCTGGAGCGCCGTGAAGCATGCAAACAAGACTGTACATGGCAAACGAGAGTTGACCAAGACGATCGTCCGCTAGTTGATGCTAGTACTAGTAATACTAATCGTGGAATCCCGCTCTTACCCCCACAGAAGCTCGGTTACTTACGCTGGCAATTCTAGGCCCGCGCACCGTCTCACGAGTCACGGTGCTGGCGTTCGTTGCCGAGAGCCCTGGCCGCAACAGCCACTGCCGCCACGCCATGCTTCTTTGATGCCAAGATAGCGCGCCCGCACGTGCGCCTCCCACGCGCCATGAACGGCTCGGAACGCCGTGCTCCTCCTGGTCAAAGCCGTTGTGACAAGGCCAGCTGTGCGGCATGCCACTTGGAAGAAACAGCTTATAGCACTCGAATGTACATGCAACGCCCCTTTTTGGCCAACCATTGAGTCCAGCCTTGGCCGTGTAGGCTACCCACGTCGTGAACCTCACTGCCCTATAACCCATGGCCGATGAGGGCGGATCGCGTCGTGCTGACTGATTGCGACTCTCGCTGGTATATTCGAGTCGTCTGAAGGAAGCAAGCATGGGAGTGTTCCCCGGCGGAAGTTTGTTGTGGGAAGCCGCCAGCTCACGATGCTACGATCCTGCTACACCTTGATTATCTCGGCCTCTGACGAGTCTGACTTCCGCTCAGGGCCTCTTGTCGTTGAAAAGCTAATAGTAAGGAATGACACTGGATCGCCGTCAATTGACGAAGAGATGGTCAAGATGATGAAAAGTCCCGTATCAAGTCTTCTGTTCAAGGAGCAGCTACCAAGCACATGGTGTCATGAGCAGGGCAGGATGAGCGACATTACGCTTATATGGCTGCGCAAAGGCAGCCAAGAAAATCGCAACGCCGTCAGGACCGCGGAGTTCCCGTAAAGACAGGTTGATACGGATGCCGAGCCACAGCACTTTGCGGCGAGTGTGAGGTTGAAAGCTGGGAAGCCCGTAATAGCTTGTGGGCCCCCTCACCATCGAGTGCAGCAGGCGGAAGTCAAGCAGTGTAAGCACCGCCGACAgtaggggaggaggaggcttgGTGCGTTGCTCGGCcgagctgcctgcctgccatcgTGATGAGCAAAGACCAGCCCGCGTGCGCATCGTGGCTGGGCAGGCAATCGGATGCAGGGCGCGTGCGAACTAGCAGTGATTGATTAGAAGACTGCTTGTAGAGCCGACCGACCGTGACGGTGGTGTTCAGGGTCCAGACGGTGATTTGGAACCAGGCATTGGGCCCCGGACGGGATGGTCCGCGCTGCATCCGCCTGTCGatggcgctcgacgaggtgaCGGGTGCACAAACAAGGTTGCAGTTGATGTCATGGGCCGCCAATGTTCCATCCATTCCATCATTCCACTCTGCCCGGCTAGCTGGAAGGTCCCGTGCTGTTTCAGCGGGGGCACAGACAAGAAACCGGGGCAGCAATCGCTGGGATTTAGTGGCCTGGACgcctggcaagcctggctGGGGGATGCCCCGGCTTTACCTAGCTGTCAGTGCGCCAGTTCAGACGGATGAGCGCCTGTGGAACAACCATCCCTGAAATCAAGTCCGGCAACCGGCAGGGACGGGAGCTGTGGCCACCCGTCAGGTGCAAACCTCCCAATGTACTCCGATCGCACCCCCTCCAGCCACCAGCCATCTCCATCTGCCCCCGATCGACGATGGAATGTCGCTGATGACTTCATACCCACCGCCAACGCGCGAATCGAGTTCGCTGGCTGCccatcgaggcggccgctTATTCGCCACGACAATGCTCTGCATGTACTGCGCTACCTACACGACAGACGAACACGCGAAGGGGCAGGCAAGGGAgggcagacgcagacgcaggcACGGCTCTGAGCGTTGCACGATGCTCTCGCTCGGGGCAACCTCCGCGGGTGGCCCCAGCTTGCGCCAATCTGCCAGCCAGCGAAGCCTTGTCCTTCCAAAGGGAccctccatctccatcccTTCGCGTGTGTCCGCCAGCCCTCCCGTCGCGTCGGCCATGCACATGACGCACCGACACCCGTCATCGGTCCCCGTCCCCGGATTGGAACCTCCGGCGCCCTGAGCATCTACAGAGTACATACAGCACTGGCCATCCCCGGCCGAGTCCCTGCTGGCTGAGGTGCAGACGCCCTGTTGATCTACGTGACAATGTCCCCTGAGCCTCTGGTATCCTCCCCACTGCACAGTCTTCAACGTGTCTCCAGCTAGTCGCTCGAAAACGAAGTCGAGAGCCgcatgtcggcgaggagctctgTTCCGATCTTGCGTCGAGGCGTCTTGAGAGCCCACCAGCCGCCACtgtcgacaacgacgacgacaacgcgtCTGCCCAATTCCCCGCGATCGTTCTcagccgtcgccttcgccatgccgccgaagcGAAAGAGGACCGAGGGCCATCAGCCGGCCGATgcccccccgcgccgcagcagcaggcgagTCAAGGAGTCGCCTAGTGCTATGGAtgcgtcgacggccatcACCAAGATGGGACTTCTTGACGATAGTTCTCCCAAGGCGAAGCACGCAGTGCAACGGGCCATGCTCGAGCTCAGTGAGATGGAACACAAACTGCAGGATGATacccgacggcagcgtcTCGCCATTCAGAGCTCCAGCTTcagcgtcgacgccgaagacGCGACCCGGGTCGCGTTCCAGACcacttcttcttcggcggcggaggagatGGTCCCCGAAACTGCTTTGGGCAAGGCAAATGGCATGAACTCGGATGACGAGCTTGGCGACTCGGAGTACGTGGTTGgcaccaaggacgaggagggcaatGTTGCTCCAGAACGCGGCGCGCGgaggccgcctcccgtcAACAGTGAGAAACTGCCTCTGCCATGGTCGGGTCGCCTGGGTTACGTGAGAAACCTCCGCAGATCCGTGGTGGTCTCTGCCAAAGGTACAAGATGCCCTCATTACTAACATACAAGCAGGCGTGCCTAAACACCTATTTGAGATCCGCGAACCCACCGGTGTTTTGCTCTAGGACCTGCAGGATCAGCTCCATCCTGGAGCACCGACACCCCCTCCAGGACCCCTCCCAACCTGAGCACCCGACCAAGAACCGCCCCGACACGAGCAAGCCCGCAGACGACAACCGCGGCCTCAAGTACGTCCAggaccttggcctcgccaATGCCAGGGACATTGTCAAGATGCTGCGTTGGAACGACAAGTACGGCATTAAGTTCCTGCGGCTGAGCAGCGAGATGTTTCCTTTTGCCAGCCACGATCAGTACGGCTACAAGTTGGCGCCCTTTGCCTCTgcggtgctggccgaggccggcagGGTGGCTGGCGAGCTGGGCCACCGCTTGACGACGCACCCAGGCCAATTCACGCAGCTTGGAAGCCCGAGAAAGGAGGTTGTCCGGGCCGCCATCCGTGACCTAGACTACCACGATGAGATGTTGACGCTGCTGAAGCTACCAGACCAGCTGAACCGTGACGCCGTCATGATCCTGCACATGGGTGGCATGTTCGGCGACAAGGAAGCGACGCTCAATCGCTTCAGGGAAAACTACGCCCTGCTGTCCGACAGCGTCAAGAGGCGTCTGGTGCTTGAAAACGACGATGTGTCCTGGAGCGTGCATGACCTGCTCCCTATATGTGAGGAGCTCAACATCCCGCTTGTCTTGGACTATCATCACCACAACATCGTCTTCGACCCGTGCATGCGAGAAGGCACGCTCGACATCATGCAGCTGTACGACCGCATCCGCGCGACGTGGACAAGGAAGCGCATCACCCAGAAGATGCATTACAGCGaagcaacggcggcggcggtaacGCCCCGCGATCGGAGAAAGCACTCTGCGCGAGTTAAGACGTTGcctccctgcctgccggACATGGACCTGATGATTgaggccaaggacaaggagcagGCCGTTTTCGAGCTGATGTGGACGTTCCGGCTGCCCGGATGGGACCTCTTTAACGTCGTGGTGCCGCACGAGCGGGATGACGAGCCGCGTAAGGCGGTGGTGCGAAAGGCaaaggcgaagaagaagggcgccaagagcagcgagggcgaagacgaggtgcTGGTGCCAGAGAGGAAGGTCAGTCCAGAGAGGGTGTCGATGGGCGGATCGGAGAATAGAGTGTATTGGCCCGAGGGGATGGAGGAGTGGCTGCGGCcgaagaagagagagatAAAGAAGAAGGCCAATGGGAAAGACGAATAATGAAAAGCTGGGTATGCGATCGAGGAGGCGACTTGTGTAAGATAATAAAGCGATGGACGTTACTTCATATGTACACGTAGTGTTTGTGAATATTGCCTTAGGCAGTGCGAGTGGATGCAACCGAATTGATTCGAGCCATGCTATcggatccatccatcctgcCCACACCGGGCCGCTGCATCGTCTGTCGCCTGAAGGGGAAGTCATGTTTGCTCACATCACCGGGAGGGTTGCAGTCACAAATAGGCACAATTCTCTCCGAATCTGCAGAAGACCGCTCAGGCTACGCCCACCATGGTAGTTCCACCTCAAAAATGACATTTGACGAGTTCGCGTGCACCGCTGCTCCTGCCGCACCCGCTCCCCACAGTATCGGTGGAATTGAGCACGGCCCGGACATTGCGCCAGTGGCTGGGGAACACAGTGCAAGCGCGGTGCATTGGCCCCAGCtgcgggcacggcgggcacTGTGAAATTTGCACTTTCAACATGCGTTGAACGCCTGACCGTCAGCCTCATTTTACGGCACCCCGACGTCTCGAGTGCGATTCGCAGGGCTGACGAGGCAAACGGCTCAGCTGTTGACCATTGAGACAGGCTGACTACCGAGCGCGCAGCTCCCGAGTGACCCGGAACGCCTCGGCTGCCTCCCTCACATATCATGGCCCAGGAATCCTTTGACGAGGCGACCGACAGCTTCCTGCGCTGGTTCAAGTCGCTTCCTGGCGCTACCTTTTCGGATTCCATACGGGTTGTCGACCTGAGAGCTCGCAATGCTGGTCGTGGTATAGGTACGTCGGCCGTACCcagtcgcccgcccgtgAATCTAACAAGACTAGTCGCTACTCAAGACATCCCAGCGGATGCCACGCTCTTCACGATCCCCAGGAAGGCCATCATCAATGCCGAGACATCTACGCTGAAGGAGCGGATTCCACACCTATTTGAGAGCCATGGAGACGAGGATCATGAGCAACAGCTCGACTCTTGGGCCGCGCTCATCCTGATACTCATCTACGA
The genomic region above belongs to Purpureocillium takamizusanense chromosome 5, complete sequence and contains:
- the MUS18 gene encoding UV-damage endonuclease, variant 3 (EggNog:ENOG503NXY6~COG:L) yields the protein MTSLATRSTWLAPRTRRAMLLQNAARGGRLPSTACLNTYLRSANPPVFCSRTCRISSILEHRHPLQDPSQPEHPTKNRPDTSKPADDNRGLKYVQDLGLANARDIVKMLRWNDKYGIKFLRLSSEMFPFASHDQYGYKLAPFASAVLAEAGRVAGELGHRLTTHPGQFTQLGSPRKEVVRAAIRDLDYHDEMLTLLKLPDQLNRDAVMILHMGGMFGDKEATLNRFRENYALLSDSVKRRLVLENDDVSWSVHDLLPICEELNIPLVLDYHHHNIVFDPCMREGTLDIMQLYDRIRATWTRKRITQKMHYSEATAAAVTPRDRRKHSARVKTLPPCLPDMDLMIEAKDKEQAVFELMWTFRLPGWDLFNVVVPHERDDEPRKAVVRKAKAKKKGAKSSEGEDEVLVPERKVSPERVSMGGSENRVYWPEGMEEWLRPKKREIKKKANGKDE
- the MUS18 gene encoding UV-damage endonuclease, variant 2 (EggNog:ENOG503NXY6~COG:L) — protein: MVGSPGLREKPPQIRGGLCQRYKMPSLLTYKQACLNTYLRSANPPVFCSRTCRISSILEHRHPLQDPSQPEHPTKNRPDTSKPADDNRGLKYVQDLGLANARDIVKMLRWNDKYGIKFLRLSSEMFPFASHDQYGYKLAPFASAVLAEAGRVAGELGHRLTTHPGQFTQLGSPRKEVVRAAIRDLDYHDEMLTLLKLPDQLNRDAVMILHMGGMFGDKEATLNRFRENYALLSDSVKRRLVLENDDVSWSVHDLLPICEELNIPLVLDYHHHNIVFDPCMREGTLDIMQLYDRIRATWTRKRITQKMHYSEATAAAVTPRDRRKHSARVKTLPPCLPDMDLMIEAKDKEQAVFELMWTFRLPGWDLFNVVVPHERDDEPRKAVVRKAKAKKKGAKSSEGEDEVLVPERKVSPERVSMGGSENRVYWPEGMEEWLRPKKREIKKKANGKDE
- the ENA2 gene encoding P-type ATPase (COG:P~TransMembrane:10 (i73-96o102-121i300-321o327-352i791-812o828-848i869-896o916-940i969-990o1002-1024i)~EggNog:ENOG503NU1M) encodes the protein MSGKEKDPVGEHVSGQANTPMTAPAHALAIEQVVNELKANIEVGLSDEEAKRRLEEYGRNEFGEQKGVQPVKIFIGQIANALTLVLILAMAASFGIRSWIEGGVITAVIVLNIVVGFFQEFKAAKTMDSLRSLSSPTAQAIRNGNNETVVTAEIVPGDMVELKTGDTIPADIRLVEAVNFETNEALLTGESLPVRKETATTFPEDTGPGDRLNVAYSSSTVTKGRARGVVFATGLYTEIGQIAAALRGKESRRRQPKRREDGTTTFGRWLQAWTLTCSDAVGRFLGVNVGTPLQKKLSKLAILLLGTAIVCAIIVLAANKFDTKQEVIIYAVATGLSMIPASLIVVLTITMAAGTKRMVQRHVIVRNLKSLEALGAVSNICSDKTGTLTQGNMIVKKAWIPGRGTYSVGTTSEPFNPTVGQLGLAVAQPKDIDFRGANADGEAIDGEQLVAKDATLREYLNVASLANLASVNQVEGEWKGRGDPTEIAIQVFASRFNWNRLRLSTGDGATWQQKAEFPFDSDVKKMSVIFENKETQKQWLFTKGAVERVLTSCPRYAVGDEIKDFSEDIKADVLKNMEAMARLGLRVLALASKTDIPHVQDNEAELERGDFEEDLTFRGLIGLYDPPRPESAPSVRMCHEAGISVHMLTGDHPETARAIALEVGILPTKMNQIASDVAKTMVMAASDFDRLTDQEIDGLPLLPLVVARCAPQTKVRMIEALHRRKAFVAMTGDGVNDSPSLKRADVGIAMGQAGSDVAKEASDIVLTDDNFASILNAVEEGRRMFDNIQKFILHVLAENIAQACTLLIGLAFKDSRGISVFPLAPVEILWIIMITSGMPDMGLGFEIAAPDIMQRPPQNLKQGVFTPELLLDMVVYGLWMSALCLASFVLVLYGFGNGAADIGHDCNNHYSEDCKVVFRARATTFACLTWFALFLAWEMVNMRRSFFRMQPKSKKYFTQWIIDAWRNKFLFWAIVAGFVTMFPIIYIPGLNTVVFKHAGISWEWGIVFVEAFLFFLGIESWKWAKRVYFRRKAKKGGNFKSDLETRVFGQYLGRDGDGDGPAKGGDEESGTNSDTAAPEKSGADKAVADNEKEAQ
- the MUS18 gene encoding UV-damage endonuclease (EggNog:ENOG503NXY6~COG:L); this translates as MSARSSVPILRRGVLRAHQPPLSTTTTTTRLPNSPRSFSAVAFAMPPKRKRTEGHQPADAPPRRSSRRVKESPSAMDASTAITKMGLLDDSSPKAKHAVQRAMLELSEMEHKLQDDTRRQRLAIQSSSFSVDAEDATRVAFQTTSSSAAEEMVPETALGKANGMNSDDELGDSEYVVGTKDEEGNVAPERGARRPPPVNSEKLPLPWSGRLGYACLNTYLRSANPPVFCSRTCRISSILEHRHPLQDPSQPEHPTKNRPDTSKPADDNRGLKYVQDLGLANARDIVKMLRWNDKYGIKFLRLSSEMFPFASHDQYGYKLAPFASAVLAEAGRVAGELGHRLTTHPGQFTQLGSPRKEVVRAAIRDLDYHDEMLTLLKLPDQLNRDAVMILHMGGMFGDKEATLNRFRENYALLSDSVKRRLVLENDDVSWSVHDLLPICEELNIPLVLDYHHHNIVFDPCMREGTLDIMQLYDRIRATWTRKRITQKMHYSEATAAAVTPRDRRKHSARVKTLPPCLPDMDLMIEAKDKEQAVFELMWTFRLPGWDLFNVVVPHERDDEPRKAVVRKAKAKKKGAKSSEGEDEVLVPERKVSPERVSMGGSENRVYWPEGMEEWLRPKKREIKKKANGKDE